Proteins encoded within one genomic window of Bacteroidales bacterium:
- a CDS encoding adenylate/guanylate cyclase domain-containing protein → MKKIFTYILLFFPVIIFAQTKGVYEIGLPLVRNFSPFEYKAFSQNWGFVQDKRGVLYFANGDGVLEYDGVQWHVIPITNDYMVSSLAIDSSDRVYVGSTGEFGYLAPTKNGVLKYVSLLDKFDKNDKNFDYIFNIRITSSGLYFVSDEKLYKWDGKKIHTWHIKKSSNCYKYGNRILLWQKGVGLKYLKNDTITKINNGEFFSNISINNILPYSNKKMLIVSKDSGLYIMSNPFTLSNHDYPVVYKFYNQADYFIKHNQLLNCARLKNGYYAFATLFGGTVIMDRDGNLAQVLDKKAGIQNETHNAVGEDQQNAIWLSLDNGIARVDASSPISFWNDDKGLKGSVMSITRFNGGLFVGTWQGVFYHDYSPGKYSISEEGLNTDISQFKLLKGIRSTSWDLLVVKNEKNALKNKLLVATSSGVYEVENYTAKQLTKSKAIKIYHYQKDPSKIFIAAEDGLLCLSVKYSGDEILFEIEDSIKGLNDKIISIVEDGSGKMWISTQFSGIYLLEFNKWTGNRISLPLKEKQTYTLTQFEEAASGLPSISPSIYKIQNEIYFLLEEGVYKPVEVKQNGKNPSVKFRKVISSALKFYNKGIFINMLSEDSMGNLWIQFTDNNYKTKSIAKAAIQKNGIYQVSLIPFKPIPQVEIYSIYAENNGITWFGGDDGMVRYDGTSKYKYNVNFNTLIRKVILERDSVLFGGTFYTVFNDSGEYSGLSINQTEELKPQVAFNYNSITFEFTATTFFNEKSRMFKVFLEGFDKKWSDWTLETKKEYTNLPPGSYIFHVKAKNIFDTESPETTYEFEILPPWYRTWFAYFIYIVGFVLFIRMVLKYSNKRLKDAKLKLEELVNERTNEINSQKNELEKEKEKSDKLLLNILPFRIAKELKENGNAKTKYFEMATVLFSDFKDFTIIAQQLEPQELIAELNRSFVFFDNVCVRHNIEKIKTVGDSYMCAGGVPIKNKTNPVDVVLAAFEMRDFIARLKKEQSAKGRTLWKIRIGVHSGEIISGVVGKKKFAYDIWGDTVNTASRLEQTSLPNKINISGVTYEHVKDFFECTYRGKIPVKHKGEIDMYFAERIKPELSVDDEGRVPNQKFWDLYEQLTV, encoded by the coding sequence ATGAAAAAAATATTCACATATATATTATTATTTTTCCCGGTAATTATTTTCGCGCAAACAAAGGGTGTTTACGAAATAGGCTTACCTCTTGTCAGGAATTTTTCACCTTTTGAATATAAAGCATTTTCGCAAAACTGGGGTTTTGTCCAGGATAAAAGAGGGGTACTGTATTTTGCTAATGGTGATGGAGTGCTTGAATACGATGGCGTTCAGTGGCACGTGATCCCAATAACCAACGATTATATGGTAAGCTCCCTGGCAATCGACAGCAGCGACAGGGTATATGTTGGTTCTACAGGCGAGTTTGGTTATCTTGCACCGACTAAAAACGGTGTTTTAAAATACGTTTCCCTTCTTGATAAATTTGATAAGAATGATAAAAATTTTGATTATATTTTTAATATACGTATTACTTCATCAGGCTTATATTTTGTTTCGGATGAAAAATTATATAAGTGGGATGGAAAGAAAATTCATACATGGCACATAAAAAAATCAAGTAATTGTTATAAATATGGTAACCGTATTTTGTTATGGCAAAAAGGTGTGGGATTAAAGTATCTGAAAAATGATACCATTACAAAAATAAATAATGGCGAATTCTTTTCTAACATCAGTATAAATAATATACTGCCGTATTCGAACAAAAAAATGTTGATCGTGTCGAAGGACAGTGGATTGTACATCATGTCAAATCCTTTCACCCTCAGTAATCATGATTATCCTGTTGTTTATAAATTTTATAACCAGGCTGATTATTTTATTAAACATAACCAATTATTAAATTGCGCGCGATTAAAAAATGGGTACTATGCATTTGCAACTTTGTTTGGCGGAACAGTAATCATGGATCGTGATGGTAACCTTGCGCAGGTACTTGATAAAAAAGCAGGCATACAAAATGAAACTCACAATGCTGTTGGTGAAGATCAGCAAAATGCAATATGGCTTTCACTCGATAATGGTATTGCACGTGTAGATGCATCCTCGCCTATAAGCTTCTGGAATGATGATAAGGGTTTGAAGGGAAGCGTGATGTCCATTACCCGTTTCAATGGAGGATTATTTGTAGGAACATGGCAGGGTGTATTTTATCATGATTATTCCCCCGGAAAATATTCAATTAGCGAAGAAGGATTGAATACAGATATTTCACAGTTCAAATTACTGAAAGGTATTCGTTCCACCTCATGGGATTTATTGGTAGTGAAAAATGAAAAAAATGCTTTAAAAAATAAACTGCTTGTTGCAACATCATCGGGAGTTTATGAAGTTGAAAACTATACAGCAAAACAGCTCACTAAAAGCAAAGCAATAAAAATATATCATTATCAGAAAGACCCTTCAAAAATATTCATTGCTGCCGAAGATGGTTTATTATGTTTGTCTGTCAAATATTCAGGTGATGAAATATTATTTGAAATTGAAGATTCCATAAAAGGATTGAATGATAAAATAATCAGCATTGTGGAAGATGGATCAGGTAAAATGTGGATATCAACGCAGTTTTCAGGCATTTATCTTTTAGAATTCAATAAGTGGACAGGCAATAGAATTTCACTTCCTTTAAAAGAAAAACAAACATACACATTAACCCAATTCGAAGAAGCAGCATCAGGTTTGCCTTCAATATCTCCATCTATTTATAAGATTCAGAATGAAATTTATTTTCTTTTAGAAGAAGGCGTTTATAAACCGGTTGAAGTAAAACAAAATGGAAAGAACCCATCTGTTAAATTTAGAAAAGTAATTAGCTCGGCTTTGAAATTTTATAATAAAGGTATTTTTATAAATATGCTCAGTGAGGATTCAATGGGAAACCTGTGGATCCAGTTTACTGATAATAATTATAAAACAAAATCGATTGCTAAAGCAGCCATTCAGAAAAATGGGATTTATCAGGTAAGTCTTATTCCATTCAAGCCGATCCCCCAGGTGGAGATATATTCCATATATGCCGAAAATAATGGCATAACCTGGTTTGGTGGCGATGATGGAATGGTGAGATATGACGGTACATCAAAATACAAATACAATGTAAATTTTAATACGTTGATAAGAAAAGTTATTTTGGAACGCGATTCCGTACTTTTTGGTGGAACATTTTATACCGTATTTAATGATAGCGGCGAGTATTCAGGATTATCAATAAATCAAACCGAAGAACTGAAACCGCAGGTGGCATTCAATTATAACAGCATTACTTTTGAATTTACTGCAACTACTTTTTTCAATGAGAAATCAAGAATGTTTAAAGTATTCCTTGAAGGATTTGATAAGAAGTGGTCGGACTGGACACTGGAAACCAAAAAAGAATATACCAACTTACCTCCGGGTAGTTATATTTTTCATGTAAAGGCAAAAAATATTTTTGATACGGAAAGCCCTGAAACTACTTATGAATTCGAGATTCTTCCGCCATGGTACCGCACGTGGTTTGCCTATTTTATTTATATAGTTGGTTTTGTATTATTCATTCGTATGGTTTTAAAATATAGCAACAAGCGATTAAAGGATGCAAAATTAAAACTGGAAGAACTGGTGAATGAGCGTACGAATGAGATCAATTCACAGAAAAATGAACTGGAAAAAGAAAAAGAAAAATCAGATAAACTGTTGCTGAATATTCTTCCTTTTAGAATTGCAAAGGAGCTTAAAGAGAATGGTAATGCCAAAACAAAATATTTTGAAATGGCTACTGTTTTATTTTCCGATTTCAAAGACTTTACCATTATTGCCCAGCAGCTCGAACCACAGGAGCTTATTGCCGAACTTAACCGAAGCTTTGTATTCTTCGATAATGTATGCGTGCGACATAATATTGAGAAAATAAAAACCGTTGGCGATTCGTATATGTGTGCCGGTGGGGTTCCTATTAAGAATAAAACAAATCCTGTTGATGTGGTTCTTGCTGCATTTGAAATGCGTGATTTTATTGCACGGTTAAAAAAGGAACAATCTGCAAAAGGGCGTACCCTGTGGAAGATAAGGATAGGTGTTCATTCCGGTGAAATCATTTCCGGCGTAGTTGGTAAAAAGAAATTTGCTTACGATATATGGGGCGATACGGTAAATACTGCAAGCCGCCTGGAACAAACCAGTTTGCCGAATAAAATAAATATTTCAGGAGTTACTTATGAGCATGTGAAGGATTTCTTCGAGTGTACTTATCGTGGAAAAATTCCTGTAAAACATAAAGGCGAGATTGATATGTATTTTGCAGAACGTATCAAACCTGAGCTGTCGGTTGATGATGAAGGAAGAGTACCTAATCAGAAATTCTGGGATTTATATGAACAACTTACCGTATAA
- the uvrA gene encoding excinuclease ABC subunit UvrA: MANAEVSKVKSEKFIEIKGARVNNLKNISVSIPRNKLVVITGLSGSGKSSLAFDTLYAEGQRRYVESLSSYARQFLGRMNKPDVDYITGISPAIAIEQKVTTRNPRSTVGTSTEIYEYLKLLFARIGKTYSPVSGELVRSDSVTDVVNYIASLYESTKVMIFSPVIPDAKKSIRGRLEVLLQQGFSRIVLNNEIVKIEDILREKNEKNIKEVIQVLIDRFVISFENTDLLSRIADSVETAFYEGKGKCFVEFENKNGEKKLKEFSNKFEADGILFEEPSVNLFAFNNPYGACKTCEGFGNVMGIDEDLVVPDKTLSVYDDAIACWRGEKMSEWKEPLVMNAYKFNFPIHTPYGQLSKEEKELIWTGNKHFHGLNDFFKLLELQTYKIQYRVMLSRYRGKTFCPECKGTRLRKDASYVKICGSSISELVVLPLTKLYEFFNNLDLNDYDKLVSERLLVEIRTRLQFLLDVGLGYLTLNRLSSTLSGGESQRINLATYLGSSLVGSMYILDEPSIGLHPRDTHNLIKVLKSLRDIGNSVIVVEHDEDIIRSSDSLIDIGPLAGAHGGEIMFNGTFSDLMKHDENLTSKYLTGKLKIKIPESRRKWKEYIEIVGARQHNLKSINVKIPLNAMTVITGVSGSGKTTLVKNILYPALKKIYGGYGEKTGQFDKLDGDVKSIAAVEMIDQNPIGRSSRSNPVTYIKAYDEIRELYSSQQLARMRGYKPGYFSFNIAGGRCEECEGAGEVTIEMQFMADINLVCEECKGKRFKSEVLDVTYRGKNISDILEHTVDEAIAFFSLKEKSSLESKIISKLKPLADVGLGYIKLGQASSTLSGGEAQRVKLAYFLSKGNAEASTLFIFDEPTTGLHFHDINKLLVAFNALIKNGHSVLIVEHNGEIIKSADWVIDLGPEGGENGGTVVFAGTPEELIDCEKSYTAKYLKKYF; encoded by the coding sequence ATGGCAAACGCTGAAGTATCAAAGGTTAAATCGGAAAAGTTTATTGAAATAAAAGGAGCGAGGGTTAATAATCTTAAAAATATTTCTGTATCCATTCCAAGGAATAAGCTTGTTGTTATTACCGGTTTGTCGGGTTCAGGGAAATCATCACTGGCATTCGATACCCTTTATGCCGAAGGGCAGCGGCGATATGTTGAAAGTTTAAGCTCGTATGCCCGCCAGTTTCTCGGAAGAATGAACAAACCCGATGTTGATTATATAACCGGAATTTCACCTGCCATAGCTATTGAACAAAAAGTTACCACTCGCAATCCACGCTCTACTGTAGGAACTTCAACGGAAATTTATGAATACCTTAAACTATTATTTGCCCGAATCGGGAAAACATATTCGCCTGTAAGTGGCGAATTAGTGAGGAGCGACAGTGTTACTGATGTGGTAAATTATATCGCTTCACTTTATGAATCAACAAAGGTGATGATTTTTTCGCCAGTAATTCCGGATGCAAAGAAATCAATTCGGGGTAGGCTTGAAGTGCTATTGCAACAAGGTTTTTCACGCATAGTGCTGAATAATGAAATTGTAAAAATAGAAGATATTCTTCGTGAGAAGAATGAAAAAAATATTAAAGAAGTAATTCAGGTTTTGATCGACCGTTTTGTGATCTCATTTGAAAACACCGATTTGTTATCGCGAATTGCCGATTCGGTAGAAACCGCATTCTACGAGGGAAAAGGGAAATGTTTTGTAGAGTTTGAAAATAAAAATGGCGAAAAAAAGTTAAAGGAATTTTCAAATAAATTTGAAGCCGACGGAATTCTTTTTGAAGAACCATCAGTAAATTTATTTGCATTCAATAATCCTTACGGTGCCTGTAAAACCTGCGAGGGATTTGGAAATGTGATGGGTATTGATGAAGACCTGGTTGTTCCCGATAAAACATTGTCGGTTTATGATGATGCCATTGCATGCTGGCGCGGTGAGAAGATGAGTGAGTGGAAAGAACCGCTGGTGATGAATGCATATAAATTCAATTTTCCCATTCATACACCATATGGACAATTAAGCAAAGAAGAAAAGGAATTGATATGGACAGGCAATAAACATTTCCATGGCTTGAATGATTTCTTTAAATTATTGGAATTACAAACGTATAAGATTCAATACAGGGTGATGCTTTCGCGTTATCGCGGAAAAACTTTCTGCCCGGAATGCAAAGGCACACGTTTGCGCAAAGACGCGTCGTATGTAAAGATTTGCGGTAGTTCCATCTCTGAATTAGTTGTTTTACCCTTAACAAAGCTCTACGAATTTTTTAATAATCTTGATTTAAACGATTACGATAAACTGGTTTCGGAACGCTTGCTTGTTGAAATTCGCACACGATTGCAATTCCTGTTGGATGTGGGTTTGGGATATTTAACGTTGAACAGACTGTCATCAACATTGTCTGGTGGTGAATCGCAGCGAATAAACCTGGCAACTTATTTAGGAAGCAGTCTTGTCGGCTCGATGTATATTCTCGACGAGCCCAGTATTGGTCTGCATCCGCGCGATACGCATAATTTGATAAAAGTTCTGAAATCGTTACGTGATATTGGAAACAGCGTTATTGTTGTTGAACATGATGAAGATATTATCCGTTCGTCGGATAGCCTTATTGATATTGGTCCGCTGGCAGGTGCACATGGCGGCGAGATCATGTTTAACGGCACGTTCAGCGATTTGATGAAGCATGATGAGAACCTTACTTCAAAATATCTTACAGGAAAATTAAAAATTAAAATTCCCGAATCGCGCCGTAAATGGAAAGAGTATATTGAAATAGTTGGAGCAAGGCAACACAATTTAAAATCAATAAATGTGAAAATTCCGTTGAATGCAATGACCGTGATTACAGGCGTCAGTGGTTCGGGGAAAACAACATTGGTTAAAAATATATTATATCCTGCCTTGAAAAAAATATATGGCGGATATGGCGAAAAAACAGGGCAGTTCGATAAACTCGATGGTGATGTGAAAAGTATTGCTGCTGTTGAAATGATCGACCAGAATCCTATTGGCCGCTCGTCGCGCTCGAACCCGGTTACCTATATAAAAGCTTATGATGAAATTCGTGAACTGTATTCCTCGCAGCAATTGGCAAGGATGCGCGGTTATAAACCCGGGTATTTTTCATTTAACATTGCAGGTGGACGTTGCGAAGAATGTGAGGGTGCAGGCGAAGTTACCATTGAGATGCAGTTCATGGCTGATATAAATTTAGTTTGTGAAGAGTGTAAAGGTAAACGTTTTAAAAGCGAAGTCCTTGATGTAACATATCGCGGAAAAAATATCAGCGATATTCTTGAACATACGGTTGATGAAGCCATAGCATTTTTCTCGTTGAAAGAAAAATCATCGCTCGAAAGTAAAATTATCTCTAAGCTGAAACCATTGGCTGATGTGGGTTTGGGATATATCAAACTCGGACAGGCATCGAGTACGCTTAGTGGTGGCGAAGCGCAGCGTGTGAAGCTGGCCTATTTTCTATCGAAAGGAAATGCAGAAGCATCAACACTTTTTATTTTTGACGAACCCACAACAGGACTGCATTTTCACGACATCAATAAACTATTGGTTGCTTTCAATGCATTAATAAAAAATGGTCATTCGGTTTTAATTGTTGAACACAATGGCGAAATAATTAAATCGGCCGATTGGGTTATCGACCTTGGTCCCGAAGGTGGCGAAAATGGCGGAACGGTTGTTTTTGCAGGAACTCCCGAAGAACTTATCGATTGCGAAAAATCGTATACAGCAAAATATTTGAAGAAATATTTTTAA
- the aroA gene encoding 3-phosphoshikimate 1-carboxyvinyltransferase — protein sequence MQGKLHIAFHQGNDCTIDLPASKSECNRALIINALSEGYCKINNISEADDTRLLIKALTSNSDVIDVGNAGTAMRFLLSYLSVSGKNITLTGSERMKQRPIKHLVEALRLLGADIEYLQENGYPPIKIHGDKSKMKGGDIKIPANISSQFISSLLMIAPVLENGMNMVLVGDISSKPYIEMTLSIMKHFGIEYLWEGNKISIRNQNYIPAEYNVESDWTNASYWYSIVALAKNAAIFLKGLKRNSFQGDAVISKWFEPFGVVSEFTDKGVFITKGVEDFSKFPRIIDFSANPDLAQTIIVLAAATDISCRFTGLESLRIKETDRIAALQNELKKFNVHFIEEAKDIYILKNNFNKNNSPEIATYNDHRMAMSFAPLAVICKELSIAEPEVVEKSYPRFWDDLKLAGFEINEASNK from the coding sequence ATGCAGGGAAAACTTCATATTGCCTTTCATCAGGGAAATGACTGTACCATTGACCTGCCCGCTTCAAAAAGCGAATGCAATCGCGCATTGATCATTAATGCTTTAAGCGAAGGTTATTGTAAAATAAATAATATATCGGAAGCCGACGATACACGATTGCTGATAAAGGCATTAACATCGAACAGTGATGTTATAGATGTTGGAAATGCTGGAACAGCAATGCGTTTCCTTTTGTCATATCTTTCTGTGTCAGGGAAAAATATTACATTGACCGGTAGCGAACGCATGAAACAACGACCAATAAAGCATTTGGTTGAAGCATTACGTTTATTAGGTGCAGATATAGAATACCTCCAGGAAAATGGTTATCCGCCCATAAAAATTCATGGAGATAAATCGAAAATGAAAGGCGGAGATATTAAAATCCCGGCAAACATTAGCAGCCAGTTTATATCGTCATTACTAATGATAGCACCTGTGCTGGAAAATGGAATGAACATGGTATTAGTTGGCGATATTTCTTCTAAACCTTATATTGAAATGACGCTTTCGATAATGAAGCATTTTGGAATTGAATATTTATGGGAAGGAAATAAAATCAGTATAAGAAACCAGAATTATATTCCGGCTGAATACAACGTGGAATCGGACTGGACAAATGCTTCATACTGGTATTCGATTGTAGCTCTGGCTAAAAATGCTGCAATATTTTTAAAAGGATTGAAACGAAATTCATTTCAGGGTGATGCTGTGATTAGCAAATGGTTTGAGCCTTTCGGTGTTGTCAGCGAATTCACTGATAAAGGAGTTTTTATTACAAAAGGAGTTGAAGATTTTTCAAAATTTCCGCGAATAATTGATTTTTCTGCAAACCCGGATTTGGCACAAACAATAATTGTGTTGGCTGCTGCAACTGATATTTCATGCAGGTTTACCGGGCTTGAAAGTTTGCGCATTAAAGAAACCGACAGGATAGCCGCATTGCAAAATGAACTAAAAAAATTCAATGTTCATTTTATTGAAGAAGCAAAAGACATTTATATCTTGAAAAATAATTTCAATAAAAACAATTCGCCTGAGATTGCAACATATAACGACCATCGCATGGCTATGTCGTTTGCTCCGCTCGCTGTGATATGTAAAGAACTTTCAATTGCCGAGCCTGAAGTAGTTGAAAAATCGTATCCGCGTTTTTGGGACGATCTGAAATTAGCAGGGTTTGAAATAAATGAAGCATCTAATAAGTAG